In Sander vitreus isolate 19-12246 chromosome 4, sanVit1, whole genome shotgun sequence, the genomic stretch ATCTAGTGAAAAAGGCATTAGCCTACTTGGCATTAAGGTTCCATATTTCACATTCCacactagttacttcttccttTCCCACTGAAGTTAATGTCTAGTTTTTCAGCACAGGAAAACTTGTAAAACCTGTGTTTCAGGTTTAAAAGCCAGTCTGTGTTTGACTTTAAACTTGTCCCTCAATGgggaaattcaattataaagTAGGCTATTTTCCCTTTAGCAGTCTAGAAGGCCTTTAAGACATTTGAGATTCATATTGCCTTTGAGTATGAACATTAACAAAGGAAGTTAGCGGCCAATCAAATATTGGTATGTAAATACTTGTGTACCTATTGTGTTAACAGACTGTATGAGCCGTAAAACAAACCATTTCCCCATCAGCTTCACAAATGTCCTTTAATTCTACATGCCTCCAGCTTTTTGGAAGAGCCCTTTTGAATGTTAACTTGAGAATCGTCCTCTCCAAATTATGTGATTACAGGAAAACTAAACCGGCCTTTGTCGGTCCAACAGGTTGGTGTGCACAATACCACTGAAATGGTATTTGAAGAAAGGGTTTGTCTGCATGATAGCATTTTAATATAAAGTTTGATAGGAATCCCTGTTGCCATCTGCTCCATAGACAAGGCCAGCTCCAGTGCTGCATGTCCTGACACAAGCAGACATCCATCATCAATTTAGAGACCACACAAGAGCTCCAAAAGTTAAGATTTTATTGCAaacaaaaagtataaaaataatttattctGCAGTCTTCTTTCCTCGTTTCCCAGTTGCTTTAGCAGCAGGGGCATCGCTGCCTGCTTTAGCAGCCTTGCTCCGAGTTGCATTTCCTGCCTTTGCCACTTTAGTTTCGGCCTCCTTGGTGGTCTTTGCTACTTTAGTGTCGGCTGAATCAGAGGCTTCCACATCAACCTTTTCTGCAGCTTTTTTAGCTTTTGGCTTCTTTGCTGGAGCAGCCTTTGAGATAGTAGTCTCTGAGGTAGcagcctctttttctttcttagaCCTTTTGGGAggcacctaaaaaaaaacataacagtcAGACAAGGCTGTAGCCAGAAATTGAATAAGTCAGCCACTTGAACCCCAGAAAAATGTGAAGATGTTCTCATTTTTAAATGTCCCAGATGGGCCTATATAAGCGGTTTTCTAAAATTTTAATATCTTAAAAGAATAAATTCAGATGAAACATTTTTTCTTGGCCAGAAAATGATCAAATCAGATACTTGAGTATCTTTAACCTCATGCCCGTAGCCTATATCAAATACAGCAGACAGGAACACCATCGTTTCCCCCCCCATGATCTCACACAAGCATGGTCTCACCTCTGGTGACTTGGCCTCTTCTTTGACAGGGTCTCTCTTCTTCGTGGTACCTTTAAGTAGTTACAGGCTATTAAACAAGACACCCTTTAAGATAGCTTATGAGTGGTTgtaatcattttacagttttagtCATACCCGTTTTTTTGGACTTCTTAGCTCCATCCTTAACTGCGTTTTGCACATTGGGATCCACGTTCTCAGCTTTGGGCTTTGGCTCCTTGACTTTAGGTGCAAGCTTAAGACAGGACAAAAATAAAGCCCGATGAATGGCGTTATTTGATATGCTTTGATGAAGCTCTGTAGAGTTGACTTCTTACCCTAAATTTCCCCTTTGCGCCTGTAGTGACATTGGCGTTAGCAGGACGCACCAACGTGCCAGTCTCCAGTCCTTTTTGCAGGGCTCTACGGACGAAGTGCTTCAGCCTTACCAAATCCACCGAGGggtatttttgtttaatgtaatTCTGTATTGCTTGGGAT encodes the following:
- the h1m gene encoding linker histone H1M codes for the protein MPPKKAAAVVVTAAAAAAAANPPAPSSNEAPEEEKKDAAALRKLTAHPSTAIMVKEALKELDSRKGVSSQAIQNYIKQKYPSVDLVRLKHFVRRALQKGLETGTLVRPANANVTTGAKGKFRLAPKVKEPKPKAENVDPNVQNAVKDGAKKSKKTGTTKKRDPVKEEAKSPEVPPKRSKKEKEAATSETTISKAAPAKKPKAKKAAEKVDVEASDSADTKVAKTTKEAETKVAKAGNATRSKAAKAGSDAPAAKATGKRGKKTAE